Genomic window (Centroberyx gerrardi isolate f3 chromosome 9, fCenGer3.hap1.cur.20231027, whole genome shotgun sequence):
gtaaaaatgtgtaaacTCACCTACAACAGTACAAATGATACTCTTATAAACAGTTACAGTGTTTGAGCTCTGTCCTCACTCCATTttatttccttctctcctctgcttgtTCTCCTCAGTGATGATTAGCCATAATTTCCTGCACAATTAAAACCGTGCACCTGAATGTTGTGTTGTTGCCCTTGGTTGCAAACCAGACTAATCACAGCTGTCATCATCTGCTGTCCATCTCTGTTATTCTCTCAAGGGAACAAAATGCACATCCAATGAAATATCATCAAAGACAAATATCATTTTGAAGTCAGCTCTGCTCGTTTTGTGTGCGCTCTTTCATCCATGCCGTGTGCCTTTTTATGGATCCACTGTGTTGGACTTCTCCTTTCCTTGTTTGCCTTTCAGTTCCATTAGCAATACATAACGCTTAGTAAATTCAAAAGCAAAGTTGGGGTGATATCAATAGTGAGCGGAGAATGAGAGTGAGTGTGCTGCATGGCTGTACTCTGCTTTGTGATGGAGATGACAGAATATATTCTGCCAAACAACAAAGGGAAGCTTTTGAAGAAGGACACTCAAAAACAGATTGTTTTTTGTGATGTTAAACTAAGCTGTCTGTGTGAGACGGGTCACAGCTCTACTCCTGTGCAACCTCTCCAGACTGGGGAAAACACTTCAGTCACCATGGCAATCTCTCCCTCATGTCACTCGAGTGCTTGTTACTGGAAGACTCTCAGTGTTTGGCTATAGCACAGGATTTATCCTTAAACAAAATATGTGCAGTTTTATGCAGTATTTCGCTCATGAAAGGGCTCCAAAACTTCTCCATGTCAAAGACcccaaaataaatacacattagATCATGGACCCACATTTGATTATATTGAGTCCTTAAATaacatctgagaagattttagTTTGATTGGTTTGTCTTGTTAGTTTGATTTACTATTGAATTACAAAACTGCCTATACAGTAGGTGGAGTGAATAAAACCTATaatcaaaatactcattcttAAACATACCCCCGGACCGCAGTTTGGAAACCACTGGCACTAATGCACTTAAAAGGGCATTAAAGGGCGAGGCTATAGAAAAACATCGCCCTAAACTCTTGCTGAAAGAATTTATTGAGACCAATGCTACATCTAAAAAATAATCATTCAACAAGGATTTAAAAGGATTACTTTACCTGCCAAGTTGGATAGAGGCAAAGCCCTTGATAGTTTATTTTTGCTCTGGTCACAGGATAGAGTTTATAGAAAAGCAGAACTTAAATGCGCTGCTGACGGTTTTACATGAAGGCTGAGCCAGCAAGGTTTCTACCTTGTGAGATTATTGGGTGTAAAGGTCAGTATAATTATGGGTTTTGCGGTATATTAAACCTGAATGTGATCTGTGCAATTGAGTCAATCCAACATGAGAATTTCACAGCCCATCGTACAGTTTATGATCTCAGGGATAAAGGCACTATGGCTTCTTTTACAGTAGACTAGGTGTTATATATGTCTGTATACATACACAATAGGCTATATAAGATGCCCTAACAGTAGCCTTGAATTATTTTAtagtagagagaaaaaaaagagtctcACCCAAGTAGGTCTGTTTCTGGAAATGAAAAGTTCCTCAAAAGTATATTCGACCAGAAAGATCaaagcatttacatttttttcaacacACAATTCATTTTCCCCTCAGTTCCTTAACAAGATGCACAGCAGACATCAGTTAACTTCCACCGAGGTTTCTCGCTCGCAGCACATCCTTCAAACCTGCGCTGTttcacaatctttttttttttttttttttttttccgactCTAAACTGTTTTGGGGCATTTTTAGGGTACAGCCCCCGAAGAAGTATCCCATTGGATGCATATTATAAAGTCGCGTCATCACCTCGCACTCTGATTGGTCGAAAGCCCTGTCGGTCTCCATTGACCAGGGTTCCACGTGTGCACTTTCACCCCGCCTGCAGGATGCGCGAGCTCCTTATCCCACCCTGCTCAGACCAAACCGCTACTTTCCATCCAGGCGAGTCCACTCCTAGACACGGGACACGACTTCCAGCACGTAGCCTTCAGCAGGGGAACGTCCCGAGCATAGTGCATGGCTGGTGTCATCAGGTTATATCGTTCAGTTACTAATTGGATTTGCTCTAATAAATAGATACATaattataaaatataataaatataaatagataTGAGGAATCTTATTATTGTAGTTGGTTGGTTGTATGCAGTGATTTAGTGGTCAGGTAAAAGGTAAgcaaactatgacctccagtcagtggttttcataaggcaaacaaccagataaaaacaaaaaatatatattttcagaagCAAAAAACATATCCAAAAACATATCATCATATAACTTATATTAATTTGATGCTATGAATGCATACTCAGAATTTATGGCAGTGTAtaaaggtgggtgaactataTCCTGCAAATAACAGGTGGGTTAACTGTGTTTAGGTGAAGTCCTCTGTTTCCTGGGGCTGACAACACAACCTCAGATCAGTCCGCTGTCTAACATACAGTAGTGCCAAGTCATGATTATAAACACGTTATTCATTATAAGTGATTTACTTTGATTaaacatttgttcatttgtaacACATCATAATGAGATTCCAATAATTGTTATAGTGCAGCAAATGTCAATAGTGCAATGCGATAGTTTATATGATAACAAAGTCAGGACTATCAACTATCTTCACCACCTTTCTTCCAATGATAGGTCtttcttatttatttctatTACTAGTGTATCGCTCTCCTCCAAACTTTCCCTCTGTCGCTCTGTTCTCTGCTCATTGCCGTCCTGTCTCTTACTCCCCCATCCTGTCTCTTACTCCTAAAATCCTCCCTATATTGTTCTGGCCCGGTTTCAATCTCTGGGAATGATCTTCAGCGGGCATTGTCCCTACTCCTATCCCCCACTGCCCTTTCTCACAGACTGGGCCCTATTTGAGTAGACAGTGTTTCCACTCCTTTCTGACAAGGCTTTCTGACAAACTCTGCCCTTGGATCATTTCTGACTCAATAGCGTCTCTTGTTCCATTCACGACCTTTCCCATATTTCCCTCTACTTGCTTTGTATGACTCAGGCCAGTTATAGCCATAAGTTCTTATTTCTCCCTGCTGGTTAGCGCTAGTTTCATAAGGCTCTGACTGCACTGCCACTCTATCCTGATGTTCATACATATCACACACTACCCGCTCTGGTTCTGCCGAAGGGGGTCTCTGCTCCTGAACTGGTCCTGCCGAAGGGGACCTCATGACCTGAGCCAGTGCTCCCACTGGAGTATGATCTTTGACACCTCCTACATCCCTGATTGGGTTACACTGGGTTACCTTGTGAGATTATTGGGTGTAAAGATAGATAGTTTCAAACCACATCACTACTATTGGCCTGTGACTGGATTGCAGTGTTATATTCTGCATACAACCTATGAAATGGGAAAATTAGTGTAGTGATGTAAAAAACAAGCAAGCCAAACAACATTAGAGGTTGTGTCATGtcaatgtgtttgtgcgtgtagGTCAACATCTGGGCAATGGGTCACAGAAAACATTGTGTTACAATTTGAATGTAGCAGCTAAAGGCCTGCACTGCTACTGACTGGGTGCTGTATGCTGACTGTAATGTCACCATGGGCTTCAAAGTCTTGGCTGTAGAAAACTGGATAACGTATGCTAGAGGTTAGTAGCTAAAAGGGCTGAATTTTGTTttagcaaaaatatttttggttGTAAGGAAGattcttttgaaaatgtggGACATTAACAAAAATGCTCATTATTCTGCACAGTGTTACATATGCAAAGTATTTATTGCATGAAAATTAATGCATGGAAATTCAACGTGTGCTGCTCTCATAAGAACACTAATTACAACTTAGTTACAATTATTCATTTCCAGTTTGGTTGGACATAAACCCAGGCAGGAGGATTACAGTAGATTACCAGGAATTTACTGATTAGTGACTTAAATTCAGcaaaatatatacacagtatgAGTCACTTGAAATAGCAGTTTAGTCTACTGATATATACTCTATGGAAGGACAACTATTTGTCATTCACTAGAAATTAACATATTTTCCATAATCAAATATTTACAAAtaactatatactatatacatgCATATAGTTTATTTACAGGCAGCCAGATTTTGTTGGACATATTTAGCACAAGCTGTAAACTCTGTAATGTCTCATTTGGCAGTGTAAGATACACAACACAGAGATGCTTGGCAGCCCATGCAAACGTCAGATGTCACATGCAAAACAattacatgcaaacaaaaagGTAAGGCAGGATAATGAAGGAGATGCAGCATGATGTATCACCTGGAGGACATGGATAGGCTCACTCTCTCAGGAGGagatttcaatctttttttcaGTGAGAATGTTAGTTGTAACTTTAATTTAGCAACCCAGTTAATGTCTGTAGTATAAAAGATTATTAACATGGGTataaaacaggtgaaaacacactcacttcagTTTAGCAAATAGCTAGTCATCTTTAAGATAGAAGTATTATCCTTTCTATCCATGCCAGTATCAAATCCTTCCACAATATTCAGTTCTGTCACTGGCCTGGACTGAGTCTACaatccataaataaaacaaGGTCACACTTTATTGGAgagtccaatgctgatactcaacttactatcaagagactataatgtgtcagtaaaaagtctattgagtttcaggtgatactCATAATtatgtgaaaagtagtctagAGTGTCTGGGCGAGGGTTAatctgggttagggttacaatTGGGGTCAGTAATAGGATTAGGGTTACACTGAGGTCAAGGTTAAAGTCACATAATCTgaagagatgcagcaaataggcaagtgacgttttgttgaacatctactttttgtcacctgatagttgagtaccaacattggactatcttaataaaatgtcaaagaCAGAAGGTGAAGTGTGCAACCCagggagaaagaaacaaacatcaacaaaatcaGCAGACAAACGTGTTTGTGCATGATCTTCTACCCTCATATGTTGACCAAGGAGTAGGCGTTCATGCAGAAGGATGgcagggtgaggggggggggcagatatGGAAGATGGAGGTGCAGGAGCAGCACATCATGGGACTTTGGTGCGGGCCGAGGGCCAGTAGAGGGGCTTCGGCATGGACACGTGGACACGGCATGTGGGACACGTCTGTTTCTTCCACAACCACTGCTCCATGCACTGAAACGCATTTTAGAGGAGATTAGTACATGTTATGACATGTAGTGCCGCTGCTGGAGTTTTGTAGAGCAGCGTCACCCAAAAGCATGTTAGgtagcacaacattttcatgaatGTTTAATTATATAGGCCTGGAGGAGCATAAATGTCCCACATTGTATTGATAAgcaagacagaaagataaagtTAGAGTGCCAGATGTAACTAACGAAGCTGGTTTATGATTTCTGTATGTATTGATTTTCTTTACTGATGCCAGTAGCTAATTTCCAACATGCTGACCTACAATGAGCATAACAGGATCAGCACTCACCCCTGACCTGAGCTGTCACTCTATTCCTAGGTGTCACATGCCTTACTGTATTTTACACAGGCTGTATGTTGAACAGGCTGGACTATAATGAGTGACAGAGTACAGAGCAATTCCCTCTGGTTGAAAAGTTATAATGCAGGTAAAACCCCAAGCTGATAAATGCCCTTGTTAATTTATTCCCTTGTTTATTTATGCTTAtaatgtaaaacacaaacacaaaaacacacaaaattcaGGGGCTTCATTAAAGCTATCATAAAGATAAAGCAATCAAAATGATTAAAACAAGTCCTCTAAGCCTCGAGTGTGTGACTTGAAAACACAGtccagagaaaacacacaagcaagTCACAGCAATTTAGACATCCTAATCTGATCTGTGAcaaatgcaatatttttttgtaaCAAACTTTTAGCGTGGCAACTTGAAAATATCCCACTTGTGTGATATTTCAAACCATTCAATGAATGTAACCAGAAAGATATTAGCTACTTAGTCACTGAATAACAACTGAAAGTAGGATTACATGACCTATGAACAACTTAAAGATATAGTGACATGCTTCATATGGTTGTCTACAGCACAGTAAATATAACACTTGTGAAACTTAAATATTTTCTACATATTGTGTATGAAAATGGTAAGGTTATGATACCGAGGCACATGTTCCTTGCCAGTGTTACAGTAGCATACATTTCAAGGCAGCAGGTAAATACAAGCTAATTCAAGCAGGATAAAGTtgttgcataaaaaaaaaattgcattacaCCTATCTTGAATATTCAGATtcagggagatttttttttatacatttttagaaaTTATGGTGGCAAGTACAAATTATGGTGAGTGACACGGAACAGAAAGAATAGGGGACGAGAGTTGATTTTGATCATAAACACCAGCTGAGATGGTGACAGGGTCCACAACAGAGTTTTACAGTCTAGGCCTTGAGGTGGAAACACTTAAATGGCACACCGTCTAATAGTTTGAAATGTTCAAATAGGATCCTGATGTTCGGTCCATGGATGTAAATCTCCCATCTGCCCCTTCCAAACTGTACACATCAGTGTTGCAAGTATCAGATCCTCCCACAGCATGATATCAGCGGTGCCTCCTCAGGGACAGCTGGCGGCGGGGTGGGTGGTACTCCTGCTCCTTGAAGAAAGGCTCGTCCGCTGACTTCCTCCTTTCATCCAAGCGTCTCCTCACCTCACCGGCAGCTGCTTCACTGCGGGGCGGAGCCAGCTCTGACCTCCGAGCCGCCTTGCACCCCCACCAACCAGAGACGACATGTGAGTGTCAAGTCCTCAAGACCGTGGAAGAGCTACAAGAGGGCTCCATGCTTCAACAGGGATTGGAGATGTGTTTTCATACCAGCTCACATCATGCAGTTTCAGGAATGAATCTGATTTCTCACATGCTGAACACTGTGTGTACTGAGTGAATACGACTCTTCTGGATGGGGAAGGATAGAgcagtatatacacacaatgTGGAATAGACATGCAAGGGATCCACTATGAAAAGATGTTTTACCTCTTTGTGGAAGCGGTGTGTGCAGTGCAGCTCTTGAACTCCTCCTCCGCTGTTACGCATGTCCTCATGACAGATGAGACACAGGTTGTCCCCATCATTCtgtaaaacaaatgaacaagGATGAACTCTtcttttattatttgcattctGTACAACTGATGCCAGAAGCCGCTGACCATCAGGTGACAACTGTTGTGATTGAGTTATACATGGAAGCATGGAAATGATAAAGATGAGCAAAAACTCAGCAACTCCTTTCCTTTAAAAATCTCTAAGAGCTTCATCATAATCTATTTGTGAAACTTCTTACTGAATATGATTAGATGGAACCTCCCAAAGCTGATCTACCATTCGGTTAATGGATCACTTACAATAGACAGGGCCAGTAATGTAATCTGTAAAAACTGCATACAATTTTATGAAGCTTTAGGCCTATTTCACCACAGCATTCACAACTACATTATGGCAGTGTTAGCCCTGTAGATCAGTAattattttacacttttttaCTCAGTTTGCATTCACACTGCCCATGTGAAGGTGCTATAAACCATCAATCcatcattttgtcatttcattgAGTGTGCAATGGGATCTAACATTGGAAAGCTATCTGTCCTATCTTACGGCATGGAAAATAAATTTTATTGTGGGTACAAAAAGAAGCTTGGCTTAGAGGTTATAAATGGAGACACACTGCCAGTTTCCCCgttgtaaaaatgtattactTGCAGTAAGTATAATAGCTGAGCAACACTGATTGGCTTAGAGTACTCATGAATAGTGGGAGGTTACACCCATGGTGCCAATAATCTGGACCCAAATTTTGTTGGTATGTGATTCTATGGATTTTTTTGAGTATTCCTAGTGGTAGTAAAGATAGTACTTAAATCCTTTAAGAAGTTACATCGCATTAATATGCAATTTTCTTGCGTGAATATTGAAAGTATGAGACGATGTTTCTCAGTAGATACTAGGCTAAAGTTAAAGTGATAGCTAATGTGGAAActggagggatggggggaacggaggaagggagaggaggagtgcagttCACTAAATTAGTTTATATTGTGTCATCAACATTTATTTgatgaaatggcattttaatgtcatcaaaaattaaaaaaagcaatGCAGCAGACATCACCAGGGCCGGGTCATGGAACAATTTAATGTGAATAAGCAAAATTACATGTTGAAGTCTGCATTAAAAACACCTAACGCCTGGATCGCTCGTCACAGTGCGCATAGTGACAGGTGTATCACTCCTTACCAGAGACATGGTCTTCTTGTCACGGAAACAGAGTCTCTTCTCAAAGGACTCTGTGAGCTCTGGGATGGTGGTGATGCGGCTCTCTGGGATGGCTGCCTTGGAGCGGCTGTTGTCGTCTGAGGAGGCGCGGCGGGCCCTGCAGTGAGGCCGCACCTCGCCCTTCTCCTCCCTTGTTTTGGTGTGGATGGGGGCGGGAGCCATCATCGCTGCATGGAGCTTGTTCAACTTCATGGCATTTAACTGTGACTGAGGACCACAGAGGGGATAACAAGTGTCACATTACACAACATTAGAACTTCTAACTTGTCCACACTGATTAACATCTTCACAAAAGAGAAGCTGTGTGATGTTTAAACCCCAGACAGACTGTTCTGCTGAGCTTTGTCTGTGAATGGGGTTAATCACTAGTTATATCCTTAAGTAACACGTTGGCAAAGCACCCAGCTAATTATAGGAGCATTGCCTCTTGACTCAAGCAAGTCAGTTCATTGATTCTTTACACAACAACTATAATCTGATTATTATGTTTTTGGAGTGCTTGTTGCAAAACAGGTAAGTAGAAAATAtggtcaaaataaaagaaacaccaATGCAAAGTCTTCCTACTGGTGTGAGCTGAATATTCTGGTAAAGTCTTGGTCCGCTCATCACTCACTG
Coding sequences:
- the lnp1 gene encoding leukemia NUP98 fusion partner 1 — protein: MSLRLLPAIIMDNDEDDDGNFTNWMSSYWGHGAEAGHSRERKRSFRRPTKTQADRRASLPCESQLNAMKLNKLHAAMMAPAPIHTKTREEKGEVRPHCRARRASSDDNSRSKAAIPESRITTIPELTESFEKRLCFRDKKTMSLNDGDNLCLICHEDMRNSGGGVQELHCTHRFHKEAARRSELAPPRSEAAAGEVRRRLDERRKSADEPFFKEQEYHPPRRQLSLRRHR